In Vibrio stylophorae, the genomic stretch GCAAACAGCGTTTTAGCCAGCCGCCATCAGTACCTTTACGTGATTGCGCAGAGCCCACCAGAATCGGTGCGCTTGAGGGATCAATATCGCCATAAATGGGATGTAAAGATGATGAATAACCAATGGCCACGCCGCAGGCTTCTTCCACCGGATAATTGGTGCGTAGCGTATTCGCCGTTGAAATACCGTTGGTTGCACGATAGAGATAGGTGCCATCATCATAAGTTTGATTACCAGTCACCGCCAAAATACCGATCACTTCATCTTCATCAAGCTCTCGACTATCGGACTGCCAATAGGCACCGGAACGCTCAAGTAAGACATTCACACTGCGATCAGTTACATTATTTTGCGCTGTGGTTAGCCATGCCGTTGATGGCTCGCGATCCTCAAGCTCTTCCTCATAATTGTTCTGAGTTTGAATTTGGCTAATCACCACAGCGTTGCGAATTGATGAACCAAAATTAACGCGATTCCATTTTACTTTTTTGTCGCGGTCGCCTTGTAAAATGGCGCGATCGGTTTCAATGGTTGTGGCCACAACCGTCAAATCACCCAGCTGATGGGTACCAGGTAATACCGCAATATAGTCAAAGCTTTTACCCAAGTTTTGATTATGGTCCACGGTGTATCCAATCCGTCCACCATAGGTTCGCCGCACAACGGCGTAATCAAAATCAACTTTCCAATCCCCCGAGCGAGAGAGATAAACCTGACGCACAAATAGCTTCCCGCGCGGCTCTTGCTCTGAGCTATAACGGTTAGGCGTCATCAAAAAGACAATAGGGGTTTGTTTATATTGATTTTGCAAAACCAGATCCCCTTGGCTGGGATCCCATCGACCAAATTCTATCCATGAGGTTGCATTTGCCATACTGGTAACGCACAGCAAACAAAGAGTTAAGCACAATGACCGCAGCAAGCTCATAGCATCCTCATGTTATTGGTTCTAGTTATGGAGATTTTTGGCCCACACATCTTGGTGGCGTGACACTTGAAACATATCAGTGCCACAGGTCCCAGTACTCAAGATGCGATAGGCGGTATAGCGTTGATCTCTGTCGATCACTTCAGTACTGGTGCAACTCACCTGCACCGCACAACCGTAGAGTCCCGTTGCCCCCGGCATTTTGGTACTCGGTGCACTGAGATTGTGATATTGGCACACGGCTGGACCGCCGCTCAAAGGAAATAGCCGAGTCAGCGCCCAATCAGCGCCGCTTTGCGCTGCAAACCAAGCACGAGTCGCCATCACCTCTTTGGTGGTGGTATCGACGCTAGAGGCATTAATTCGCATCATGGCAATGGCCAATGATGCCATCACCACCAAAATAAAGACGATGAGCACCAGCATATTACCGCGCTGGTGACGCAGCCCTTGAACACCACATGGCTGGCCAAGTTGTTGCCTAGCTTGTTGATTAAGGAACATTGATCACCTGCACATCGTTGCTGTATCGGCTCTCTTCACCTTCCGCACTAAAGCGCAAATCAAAGTGAACCAATGCACTTCGCACCAAACTTGCCGCTTCATAGACAAAGCCACTACTCGCGGGCACCAATTCATCAGCCAGTAGCGCACGCTGACCAAACTGCTCACGGGTCAACTCACCCTGAGAATTGACACAAAATGTAACCCAAGCCAAACGATGATAAAGGTATGCACGTTGTCCTGGCGAACCCGATAAAAAGGCACTTTGATTAGCGAGATCAGGGATAATCGTGAGCTGCTGCTGGCCATAAGAAACCGTCGGTGTCGATTGACGCAAACTATCATCACGCAGCTGCCTTGGGGTCATTGCATTAATAGCAATACGATATTGTTTGAGATTGAAAGGTAAGCGTTCAGGTTGCCAAAACACCACAGGAAACTGGTGCTCCCCAGGATTGGGCAAGCGAAGGTAAAACCCCACTTCGGTAATGGGCATAAATTGCAGGCACTGATAGCGACCATCGGCAATTGGATTTGTGACCGAAATACTGTTGGGCAGTGCGTGACGCAGCTCTTTGGTCAATCGCGCCACCGCGAAACGTGCTTGTGATTGCAAACGCTCACGCACCACAGTTTCTGTATAACCACGCGCGCCAAGCTCAACATAATTACCAATCGCCAAGGTTAAAATACCTAAGACAATCAGGGTTACAACCAGCTCAACTAAGGTAAAGCCACTCTGGCGCTTCATCAATAATTCCCCTTATAGGCTGCATATTGATACTCACCCCAATGCTGTGTTTTCACTTCAAGCTCAACACGTTTAAAGAGGCGATTGGCTTTGATGGTTGGATTATCGGCACGCGCATCAAAGTTGCTGTCATAAATCACAGACACATCGACGACAAATTGGTTGTAATCATCAGCAATACTTTCACCCAAAATATCACTTAACCGTCCTCGCCATGGCGAGCCGTTACATTCGCGTGCGCTATCAGCCCAGCAGCCAATGTAATCATCCACATCGGTCAATGCAAAACGCGCTTCGCCCACATCTGGACCAAGTGTCGATGAACAAGTTGGGGGCGTGGGAAACTCAAGGCTGGGACTTTGATCGCAGCGAACAATGCCACCATCTGGGTCACTATTTTGATCATATTGACGCGCTAAAATTTCATTGAGTAGCGTCTCAGCCAAAGCACTGGCACGCGCTTGATAATGCGGCTGCGCTGATTGCTGCCATTGTGGAAAAAGCATGCCAGTCATAATCATCAACGCAAAACCAAGCACCACAATAGCAACGATGCTTTCGATAAGCGTAAAACCCCGTTGTTTCTTAGGAGCAAGCATCAATAAAGCCCTCACTATAGATACACAACGCAGCGCGCTCTTCATCCACAAATTCAATGCGGCAAGGGAAATTAAAACACAGCCTTGCACCAGAAGATTTGATTGGCTGGCCTAATGCTGAAAAATAGATACGATTCGGGGTTTGATGATCGCGCTTCACTTGCACGCCATCCAAGGGCAAGACCGCTGAAGCGTCTGCGGGTAGATTGGGACACCCAGAAAGCACACGGCCAAAGGTGCCAGCCGCACTTTCAACTTCAAGAGCATAACATTGAGGCGCATTGCCTAAACGGGCGCTTGCATGCTGCATCGCGTACAGCTGCACCTGCCGAGCAATGGAAATTGCTTGGTCGCGTTTAGCAATGGCTTCAAAACCACTGCGGCCAGCAAATTTGCTGACCGCATAGAGGCTTAATATCGCCAGCAAAACAATCACCACCACCAGTTCCATGAGCGTGAAACCAGCTTGGCGATTATTTTGCATATTGCACTGCATCGATATTAGCAACCACTCTCAACAACAGTAATTGTTGGTGCGTCACCATCTGCTGCAGGTGCAGCATAAGTCACTTTACAGTTAGTAATTGCAGGCTTGAAGTTGATTTCACCAGCAGTCCCCAAATCCCAATCAGATAGCTCAACTACTTTTGAAAGATCAGCTGCAGTCACATAACCAAATGTAGTCGCTACTTTAGTACCATTAACATCGATTTCGCCTGGATTTGCTTTCTCTTGGCCTGCAACCGCTGCTTTTGCGTAAACTTGTGAGTTCGCGCCTTTCACTGCAGCTACGACGCCTTGAAGTGCTGCACCACGTGCATCTTCTTGCATACCCAAGAATTTAGGTGCTGCAGTCACAGCCAAAATACCAAGGATCACGATAACGACCACTAGTTCAATTAGAGTAAAACCAGCTTGTTTTTTCATATTACTTCTCCACTTTCGCTATAAGTGTTTATTTTTGAAGCCATTGCTGGCTCATTGTAAATTCACTTTAACTCGCCCCAAATTTGGGACATAGGTAAAGTTGTGGTGGGGGCGCATCCCCTGGGTATAACGACAGCCTTGATGGCTACCGTCGCTATAGGTTGAAACCTGATAATCAGTGCCAGCATTCGAGTGAATCGAACCACTTGGCCCGTTTTGTAACAAATTCTGCAATAGTGCCGCGCAGTCTTGCGCTGATGGCACACCGACCCCAGCATTTGAACCCTGCAATGCATAGGGATAACCCGGACGATCTTTCGTTAATAAAAAGATCACCCCGTCATAATTCACTTGATTATGACCCGAGCTATCACTTGGTCGACCACGCGCTTCCCATTGCGCGCGAGCGGCAATAACCGCGGAGGAGAAACTACCACTAACCCCCTCAATACTCGCTTTTTTTGCCTCTTCACTGACATCAAAAAAACGAGGCAAAGCAACTGCCGATAAAAGACCGATAATCACAATCACAATCACCAATTCGATCAGTGAAAAGCCGCGACTTTTATTCATTTTAATTGTCCTCGCGTCAAAATTTTGTGCCTAATGCGTTGCTTTTAATACGAAGCTAAATTCTTCATTTTTCCAGAAAATTTGCAAGACATATTGTGATATCAATCCAAATTCACAAAGCAACCCTGGTGCCAATGGATTGGCGCTTTGGGCGCGCAATTGTACGGCCTCTCCGAAGAATTGACCGTTTTTATCCGCTAATAGCCGATATTGCGCTAGGCAAGAAAAGTTGCCATTTTCCATCGCAAATGGCCAACCTTCTCCATAGTAGCGAATCGTACCACTGCAATTTTCTGCCGGCTTATTGGCTAACAGCCAATCCCCGCGCTGCGCTTGAATGCTGATATCAATCTCTTGCAATAATAGATCCAATGCGGCCTGTTCACTGGGTTTCATTAATTGCATCACCGCGTGAATCACGCCACCGATGAGCACCACAACCAGCGCGGCCCAAAACCAAAACGCCATGGATGCAAAATGGGCTTTAAACGCCGCGCGCGACATCATAAATATTCCACATCGGCAAGAAGATCCCGAGCGCCAAAATCAGCACCATACCGGCAACCAACATCAGCAAAATCGGCTCAATCCGCGCAGTCAATGTGCGTAGATCGTAATCCACCTCACGATCGTAAAAATCCGCTACTTCCAATAACAAATCATCAATCTGACCCGTTTCTTCGCCAACAGCCAACATTTGTTGTACCAAAGGGGTAAACACGCCAATTTGTGTCGCTGTAGCAGCAATGGACGCGCCACTTTCAATGGCACTTTTCATCTCCGCTAGGCGCGTCTCAAGATAGCGGTTACCCAGCGCTTCTGCTGCCAACCCAACCCCTTGGTTGAGCGGCACGCCAGCTCTTGTCATCAGCGCAAAGGTGCGACTAAAACGCGATAATTGTGCGCGGTTGACAATGGAGCCCACAATAGGAAATCTCAATCGCCAGTGATCCCAAATTAACTCGCCTTTTTCACTACGTCGCCAATGAGAAAAACCAAGGGTCGCGACTAACACCAAGCCCAATAACAAAGGCCAAAAGTCGACGAAAAAATTTGAAGTCCCTAGTAGCAACTTAGTGACCCAAGGCAGCTCCACACCAAATCGAGCAAACATGGAGGCAAATTTCGGAATCACAAAAATATTCAACACCACCATCGCTAAAGCGATCGCAGATAACACGAAGAGCGGATAGCGCATCGCTGATTTAATGCGTTTGCGTGTTTCCAACTCCTGTTCGTAATAGTTCGCTAATTGCAGCAAAGATTGATCAAGACGACCGGTGTTTTCACCCACATGCAGCATGGCGATAAATAAGCGGCTAAAAATACGCGGATGCTGCGCCACCGCGCTCGATAAACTATGGCCATTGGTCAGGTCAATGCCCACTTGATTGAGGGTTTGTCCTAATAATTTGTCATCGGTGCTTTGTGCCAAACCATGAATCGCCCGCAAAATTGGCACCCCAGCCTTGGTTAAGCTATAAAGCTGGCGACAAAAGATCACCATCAACTCTAGTGGTACTTGGCGATGAAACAGTTGGCTCAAATCAGGCAATCCCGCTTTTGCGGGCTCTATGCGATCAGCCATAATGCCTTGGCTGATCAATTGCGCCATAGCACTGTCGGTGTGCGCAGCTTCAATATGACCGCGAACATTTTTACCTTGGCTATCTCGCCCCTGATAGGAAAACCGAGCCATTAGACCTCCGTAGAGTGATCATTGGCGAGCGCCATGGCATCCACACCATGAAGCCCTGCCGGCTCATCATCAAGGCTGACCCCTTCACCCAAGATCATCACTTCATCCAAACTGGTCACTGCCGTGATCGCCAGTTCCATCGCAGAGCTAACCAAAGGACGGAAGTTTGCAGAATGAAGCGCAAGAGACGCAAATTGCGCAGTATCTTCACGGCGCAATGCATCCATCATCTGACGATCCAAAACCAGCAGTTCAAAGACACCCACCCGGCCCTTATAGCCAGTTAAGTTACAGTTTTGGCACCCTTGGCCACGATAAAATTTCGCGCCCACATGATGGGGAAAACGGCTACGCAACCATTGCTGCTGACCTTCATCAAGCTGATGCTCGGTTTGACAATCAGGACAAACGCGGCGCACCAAACGCTGGGCAATCACCGCACGCACCGCACTGGCAACCAAATAACCTGGTGCGCCCATATCTAACAAACGCAGCGCACTTTCAACCGCGTTGTTGGTATGCAAAGTGGAAAGCACTAAGTGGCCGGTCAGCGCCGCGCGAAGACCGATATCGACAGTCTCTTTATCACGCATCTCACCCACCATGATGATATCGGGGTCTTGACGCAAAAATGTGCGCAAAATAGTGGAGAAATCGAGGCCAATCTTATTATTGACCTGAACCTGATTGACACGCTCAAGGCGATATTCCACAGGATCTTCAGCGGTAATAATCTTTTTACCCGGCACATTAAGCAAACTGAGCGCAGCATAAAGCGTGGTCGTTTTACCTGAGCCCGTAGGACCTGTTACCAGCACCATGCCATGGGGGCGTTTCAATTGCTGCTCAAGCGCGTCCAGCTGGTAAGGCGGCATGCCAATATCTCGAAGGCTCAAAATCCCAGAAGATTGGTTTAGCAAACGCATCACCACCGACTCACCATAGGCCACAGGCATAGTCGAGAGACGCACATCCACAGATTGACCGCGAACATTAAGATTAAAGCGGCCATCTTGCGGCAAGCGTTTTTCTGAGATATCGAGCCCCGCCATCAACTTCAAGCGCAGCACCAACGCACTAGCGACATTGACTTCGTTGATTAAGGTTTCGTGCAAAATGCCATCAATACGCTGACGAATGCGAAGCACTCGTTGGTCTGGTTCAATATGAATATCTGATGCGCCCACCTGGATAGCATCAGCAAATAGTGAGTTGATAAGCTTAACAACGGTGACCTCATCGGTGTCAGCCGTATGCTCATCCAACAGGCCACCAAAGAGGTGATCACCACTATTTTTATGCTCGGCATGGAGCTGCTCAGCAAAAGAAACGATCTCTTTGGTGCGTCGATAATAGCGATCAAAACAGTTCACCAACTGGTGCTCTGGTGCAATCACCAAGCTCACGCGATAGTCGCGAAGCTGATCATACAGCGCTTCTTGCGCGTTAAGATCGGCAGGATCGCTCATTGCAACTCGCAGCTGATCGCCATGGCGATCCACCACCATGGCACGTAAACGGCGGGCATGCACTTCCGGTAGCAAAGCAACGGCATCGGGATCCACACTCACGCGCGCTAAATCAACTAAAGGCAAATCCAATTGACGGGCCAAAAATTGCAACATCTGCTGTTCGGTTAGCGCCCCTTGATGAATCAGGGTGTCACCTAATTTTTGTCGCGTTTCACTTTGTTTGTTGAGCGCTTGTTCGAGCTGCGCCTGAGAAATGATGCCCTCTTCAACCAGCAAATCGCCCAGACGTTTTCTTAATTTAATCGCCATGCTGCGCTCCTATTTTTGCCCTAACGCCTCTAAGCGCTTAGCAATAAATTGCTGTGAATTAAGAGACAAGCCAGAACCTTGCTGCGCGTGACGATAGGCTTCAACCGCAGGCTCACCGAGACGTTCAAAGGCGATAGCCAATCCAAGCCACCAGCGACCATCATAGGGCTGGCGCAGCGTCAATAATTGATAGCTTTGTTTGGCAAGCTCATTTGCTTTCAGCTGCTGTGCCAATGCACCGCGCATCGCCAAATATTCAATTGGCGCATGCCCAGGTAAATACTGCATCACAGAGAGCGCAGCTGCAGGTTGCTTCTCTCGGGCAAGCAACTTAGCGAGCATCAAGCGCAATTGGGTATCTTGCGGCATCAATGCAATCCCCTGCTGAAGCAAGGCAACGGCTTGTGCTGCTTGGCGCTGACCATAATATAAGGCCGCCAATTGCTGACGCGCGCTCACTCGTTCTGGTTCATACTCTAACGCGCGCGTTAAAGCGGCCGCTGCGCGTTTGCGATCGCCTTTATCAAGTGCAAGCTGAGCCTGCTTTTCAGCAAGTGTGGCTAATTCTGCTGGCGAGCGCTCAACCACCTGTAAAGTCATCTCGCCTTCTGGCGTTTTCACATCTGTAGCCACTGCAGGCTCAGTTTTTGCTGTAACCTTGGCAAGCGCAACAGGCTGAGTACGAGGTGATGGCGTTGGATTTGCAACGAATGGTTTAGCCGCTGCTGCTCGTTTGGTTTGCGCTGACGCAACAGGTTTCGAGTGCTCTGTCGTAGTCTTTTGTTTATGCGCTACAGCAACATGGCGCGGCGCATGCTCAGTGTGCGTTTTTGCACTATGCTCAGAAGGTTTCGCAGATTGAGCAGAGGATGTCGAAGCTAAAGTCACTGTTTTGACTGGCGTTGCCTGGGCAACAAAATCAACCGTTGGCGTGACTGATTTTTGAGTGAGCGCATGTTCATCCGCGGCATTGACAGGCTTTTGGACGTTTGAGCTACTCGCCGCCGCGGTTGATGTGATTGTCGCGGTACTCGCGTGCGCAGGTGTGCTTTGCTGAATCAAACTAAAGGAACCAATGCCCACCAAAGTCACGACACCAACCGCGGCTAAACCATAGCGCCACCATGGCGAGCGCACAGGCTTTACCGCCGCAGGAGTCAATGAAGCAACCCCTTGCTTTTGCGCTAACTGACTTAAAGTTTCATTCATCTGACTCATGCTTTATTCCAACCTAGCGCCCCAAGCCAAGGTAAAACAGGCTGTGACGCATCAAGTGTTGCTTTTGCTGCTGCCACCACATGGCGACGACAAACTTTTTGTTTTCCTTTGCTGTAAGCCAGCAAAAGTGCTTTATGACAAATTTGATGGATCAACCGTGGCACGCCACGGCTAGCGTGATAAATCGCTCTTTTCGCGCTATCGCTAAATTGTTCTGGGCGCCCACCGACACTTTGATTGCGATACTGAATATAGGCAAAAGCTTCAGCCAAACTCAGCGGACGCAAGGTGGCATAAAAACTGATACGCTGGCGCAATTGGCGCAACTGATGATTGGCTAATCGCTCATCGAGTTCAGGCTGCCCCAGCAGGACAATTGACAGCAGCTTTTCTTGCTCTGTTTCTAAATTGCCAAATAAACGAATCAGCTCAAGCACGCCATCACTGAGTCCCTGCGCCTCATCAATCACCATCACGGCATGGCGACCTTCCGCTTTAATTTGCAATAACGCCTGCTGAATCGCATCAATCAAACGATGTCGCTGCTCAGGCACAGGCCGCGCCAGCTCTTGCAGCACCGCCTCACACATTCCCGCGCCATCTAGGCTTGGGTTGGGCAGATAAATCAGTTGATACTGCGCATCTAACTGCTGCATTAAAACGCGGCATACCATGGTTTTTCCCGTACCCACCTCACCGGTCACTTTGATCAAACCTTCACGCATCGACAGCGCCATCAAAACGGTTTGAATCGCCTCAATATGAGGTGTCAAAGCATGAAATAACGCAGTATTGGGCGTTAAATCAAAGGGGCGCTGCTGAAAACCAAAGTGCGCGCAATACATGGATTACTCAGCTTCTTCCGGGAACCACTGATTCAGCAGATCCTGTGAACGTTGAATCTCTTGCTGCCACGAATCATCTTCAACCACTGTTGGTTTGAGTAAAATCACCAATTCAGTTTTACGTTTCACCTTAGCGACATTGCGGAACAAATGACCAATGGCTGGAATATCACCTAGACCCGGCACTTTACTAACCTGATCCACCAGCTCAGATTTCATCAAGCCACCGATCACCACCACATCACCACTTTTGGCATGAATGATCGAGTCTGATTCACGAATTGAGCTTTTTGCCAAAGGCACAGTCAAATCACCAAATTGACCCAATGCGATATTTTTCTCTTCGCTGGTGACATCAATGACAGCGGGATGCACATGCAGCATCACGCCGCCTTTGCTATCAATCTGCGGTGTCACGTCTAAAGAGATGCCTGAGAAAAATGGTGTTAATTCAACTTCTGGCGCCACATTGGCACTATCGCCGCTACCCGCAACACTGGAAATATCAGTAACAAAGTATTCATCTTGACCTACTTTAATCACTGCTTTTTGGTTATTTGATGCAGTGACACGAGGACTGGAAAGCACGTTTAAATCGCCTTGCGTGGACATAAAGCTCAAGACAGTTTCAAAATTGCCATCACCAATGGTGATATTGGTTTGCCCACCAAGTAGATCACTAATCGGTGAAATAGATGGCAAAGTACCTGAGCCCGCTGGCTGGTTAATGGTAATGTCTACACCACCAATCGCACTGGTTAGATTGCTCCAGTTGATTCCTTGCTGATAGCTGTCACTCAACGTGACCTCTAGAATTTTCGCTTCAAGAATCACTTGGCGCTTCAAACGAAGCTGCGTTTCATTAAGGAATGATTGCACTTGGCGAAGCTCATCAGGATACGCACGAACCGTGAGCAAACTCGCTTGAGGCGATGCTGTGACACTGCGACCATCACCGCCACCAATCATGGCCATCACAGCGCGTTCTAGCTGTGGCCAAAAATCACTATCACTGCTGGTTTCAATGACAGTACCACCCACCAAGCTACTGGTGTCAGTGTAATTGTTATCGCCGCCATTTCCGCTCCAACTGTTGTTATCCGAACTGGAATCATCGTTGCTGCTCTCATCACGATTGGTAACCGAACCAGTGGTGATTGCAGTTAATGAACGACCGACGCGTTTGAGCTGCAAGTAGTCAATCGGGAAGGTTTGAGTACGCATACCCGCAGGGAAAATTTGGATAATGTTGCCACGGCGCTCAACTTGATAGCCATAAATGTCAGAGACAACGCCTAGGACTTCATCAATCGTGACATCATTCACCGCAAGGGTAATACGACCACGAACGTCTGGGTGTAGCACCACTGAATAGGGTGAGCCTTGAACAAGGCTGGTAAAAAAGGTTTTCGCTTCTAGATTGCGCGCATCAATTTTAAAGCGACGCTGCATCTCAAGGCCGCTTGTTTTCTCGCTATCTTGTAGACCTGGCATCAAGTCGGTTTGCACTGCATCGGGCAAATTTGCCAAAGGATCATTGGCTTGGTGTGCTTGTTCTAATGCCGCTTTGATCTCAGTTGGATCTTGATGCCCCATGGCACAGCCAACCAGTAAGGAAATCGTAAAAAAAACAAAGGCTATACGCATGACTTATCCTTATTGTTTGAGGTCAGTTGCAACAAGCGTTAATCGCCATTGGCGCTGGCCACGGCGAAGTACCACCCCTTCGGGGTTAATTTGAGTCACCTGATAACCGCGAACACGGCTGCCCACTGCGACTAGGTCATCATTTAACACCGCCTGACAGCCTGACTCGGCACAAAAAACGGCTGAAAGCTGTGGCAAACTTGCCGTACGCTTCACCGAGTGATGCGTCGTCGTCGGCACGTTTTGCCAGTTTAACGGCTTGGTTGGATCCTGCTCCGTTGCCGCCAAACAGCTTGGCGCAACCAACAAAATCAAATAGATAACAAATCTAGCCACCGATAAATGCCTCCCTTTGACCCAAGGTATAGATTTGCAGCACCACTTTGGCGCGTGGGAAATCACTGACTTGATAATCCAAAGATTGCCAATAAAAGCGCTGCGGCATTTGCTCTAGTTTGAGCAGGTAGTTCGCAATGTCAAAATAACGGCCAGTAAACTCAATTTTCACTGGATGTTGATACAGAGTCATCGCTCTAACAGAAGGTTGAATCGGTTGTTCTGTCGGTACTGAATCGCTGTTTTTAGCTTCATCAGTACTGGTATTAGACGCTTGCGCCGTTTCTTGACTCACATCGGTAATCGGCTGTGGCTGCATGGAGCGAATAGATAACAATCGAAGTTGATGGCTCTCTTTCATCATGGTTTCTAACAGCGGCGCCATCTGCTGCGGTGATAACAAGGCTCCCATGCTGTTTTCAAGCTCGCGATTTAAGCGCACTAATTGCACATCTAGCTGCTGAATATCTTTGCGTACTTGCTGGTCGGGATCCTTGGCTAAGGCCTGATCAAGCGCATCAATGGTCAATTGCAGCTGTTGTTGCTCACTTTTAACCGCTTCAAGCTGACGCTGTGCACCAATTTTTTGATCCATTTGCGGATCCAGCCACAGCATCATAAAGAGAACAATCAGTAACACTTGCAGCAAAACAGCAATCAACACACGCTCACGTGGTGAGCGCTCAGCAAATTGTTCGCTCAATTTTTGCAAAAATGACATCATCGACGAACCTCCGCCTGTGCCTGCTTTGGTTGTGCCAGCAATGAAAAATTCAGACGGCCTTGCTCATCACGAGAGAGGTCAAAATGGCCAAAATCACGTCCTGACAATGCTTGGAAAGACTCAAAGCTTTGCACCCAATTAGGCACGGCGCTGACACTGGTGGTCTGGCCCTGCAATTCAACATGCTTGCCAAATACACGAATATGACTAAGCGCAATATCATTACGAGCCGCTTTGGCTAAATCCATCATCACGCCGGCATAACCTGCATTTAAATGAATGTCGTGACTGGCAACCAACACCATCAATTGCTGCAAATTTTCGACTCGCTGCTGCTTTAACGCCAGCGACTCCAAAAGACCTAAGTTCGGCTGCAAGCTATCAAGTTGCGCTTTTTTCTGGGCAACCAACTGCTTGGACTGCGCCAATGACTGAGTTAATTGATCAGTTTGATCTTCAATCTGCTGTAATTGCCATTGCGACCACAAACCATAACCAAGTAATACCGCAAAAACGGCACCAGACAGCGCAAAAGTACGCGGCAAGGTCAGGCGAATTTTTTTCGGCTTAAGATATGCAGGATAAAGGTTATGACTAAAAGGCTGGCCAGCTGCGGCCGCTTGCGCCACGGCATAAGCAAGATACTGGCCGCTGACAGTAAGCTGCGCATCCGCCACAGGCAAAGGCTGCGCTTTAATATTCAGGCGCTCAGTAATGGCATTAGCAAGGATTTGATCATCGTCGCTATCACAACAAACAAACACTTGATTAAGCGGCGTTTTACGAAGCTGTGATGATAAATAATCGAGCGAGCGTTGAAGCTC encodes the following:
- a CDS encoding GspE/PulE family protein, which encodes MAIKLRKRLGDLLVEEGIISQAQLEQALNKQSETRQKLGDTLIHQGALTEQQMLQFLARQLDLPLVDLARVSVDPDAVALLPEVHARRLRAMVVDRHGDQLRVAMSDPADLNAQEALYDQLRDYRVSLVIAPEHQLVNCFDRYYRRTKEIVSFAEQLHAEHKNSGDHLFGGLLDEHTADTDEVTVVKLINSLFADAIQVGASDIHIEPDQRVLRIRQRIDGILHETLINEVNVASALVLRLKLMAGLDISEKRLPQDGRFNLNVRGQSVDVRLSTMPVAYGESVVMRLLNQSSGILSLRDIGMPPYQLDALEQQLKRPHGMVLVTGPTGSGKTTTLYAALSLLNVPGKKIITAEDPVEYRLERVNQVQVNNKIGLDFSTILRTFLRQDPDIIMVGEMRDKETVDIGLRAALTGHLVLSTLHTNNAVESALRLLDMGAPGYLVASAVRAVIAQRLVRRVCPDCQTEHQLDEGQQQWLRSRFPHHVGAKFYRGQGCQNCNLTGYKGRVGVFELLVLDRQMMDALRREDTAQFASLALHSANFRPLVSSAMELAITAVTSLDEVMILGEGVSLDDEPAGLHGVDAMALANDHSTEV
- a CDS encoding type II secretion system protein, which produces MQNNRQAGFTLMELVVVIVLLAILSLYAVSKFAGRSGFEAIAKRDQAISIARQVQLYAMQHASARLGNAPQCYALEVESAAGTFGRVLSGCPNLPADASAVLPLDGVQVKRDHQTPNRIYFSALGQPIKSSGARLCFNFPCRIEFVDEERAALCIYSEGFIDACS
- a CDS encoding type II secretion system F family protein, with amino-acid sequence MARFSYQGRDSQGKNVRGHIEAAHTDSAMAQLISQGIMADRIEPAKAGLPDLSQLFHRQVPLELMVIFCRQLYSLTKAGVPILRAIHGLAQSTDDKLLGQTLNQVGIDLTNGHSLSSAVAQHPRIFSRLFIAMLHVGENTGRLDQSLLQLANYYEQELETRKRIKSAMRYPLFVLSAIALAMVVLNIFVIPKFASMFARFGVELPWVTKLLLGTSNFFVDFWPLLLGLVLVATLGFSHWRRSEKGELIWDHWRLRFPIVGSIVNRAQLSRFSRTFALMTRAGVPLNQGVGLAAEALGNRYLETRLAEMKSAIESGASIAATATQIGVFTPLVQQMLAVGEETGQIDDLLLEVADFYDREVDYDLRTLTARIEPILLMLVAGMVLILALGIFLPMWNIYDVARGV
- a CDS encoding prepilin-type N-terminal cleavage/methylation domain-containing protein, with the translated sequence MNKSRGFSLIELVIVIVIIGLLSAVALPRFFDVSEEAKKASIEGVSGSFSSAVIAARAQWEARGRPSDSSGHNQVNYDGVIFLLTKDRPGYPYALQGSNAGVGVPSAQDCAALLQNLLQNGPSGSIHSNAGTDYQVSTYSDGSHQGCRYTQGMRPHHNFTYVPNLGRVKVNLQ
- a CDS encoding MSHA biogenesis protein MshP — encoded protein: MFLNQQARQQLGQPCGVQGLRHQRGNMLVLIVFILVVMASLAIAMMRINASSVDTTTKEVMATRAWFAAQSGADWALTRLFPLSGGPAVCQYHNLSAPSTKMPGATGLYGCAVQVSCTSTEVIDRDQRYTAYRILSTGTCGTDMFQVSRHQDVWAKNLHN
- a CDS encoding type II secretion system protein; protein product: MKKQAGFTLIELVVVIVILGILAVTAAPKFLGMQEDARGAALQGVVAAVKGANSQVYAKAAVAGQEKANPGEIDVNGTKVATTFGYVTAADLSKVVELSDWDLGTAGEINFKPAITNCKVTYAAPAADGDAPTITVVESGC
- a CDS encoding type IV pilus modification PilV family protein, whose protein sequence is MLAPKKQRGFTLIESIVAIVVLGFALMIMTGMLFPQWQQSAQPHYQARASALAETLLNEILARQYDQNSDPDGGIVRCDQSPSLEFPTPPTCSSTLGPDVGEARFALTDVDDYIGCWADSARECNGSPWRGRLSDILGESIADDYNQFVVDVSVIYDSNFDARADNPTIKANRLFKRVELEVKTQHWGEYQYAAYKGNY
- a CDS encoding PilW family protein; this translates as MKRQSGFTLVELVVTLIVLGILTLAIGNYVELGARGYTETVVRERLQSQARFAVARLTKELRHALPNSISVTNPIADGRYQCLQFMPITEVGFYLRLPNPGEHQFPVVFWQPERLPFNLKQYRIAINAMTPRQLRDDSLRQSTPTVSYGQQQLTIIPDLANQSAFLSGSPGQRAYLYHRLAWVTFCVNSQGELTREQFGQRALLADELVPASSGFVYEAASLVRSALVHFDLRFSAEGEESRYSNDVQVINVP